The Cloeon dipterum chromosome X, ieCloDipt1.1, whole genome shotgun sequence genome includes a window with the following:
- the LOC135946190 gene encoding lysosomal Pro-X carboxypeptidase, whose product MCHLSSFLVALSILASYIQQGASYEYVTKNFTVPVDHFSFTTNATFEMRYLVNDSSWDADSGPIFFYTGNEGDIKLFAENTGFMWELAVEMRAKVVFAEHRYYGESLPFGKDSFSNEKNLGYLTAHQALEDYVDLITALRGDNRIPVIVFGGSYGGMLSAWFRMKYPHIVQGAIAASAPILEFEGMNKCNAFYRIVTSDFQSAADDCRYNIRNSWDAFNQIVKSADGLAWLSKAFQLCKPLTKAADVKDVKDFLSEVYVNLAMTDYPYATNFLMPLPANPILEVCEHLKAPNLKEKELLTQIFKAASVYLNYTGTTKCLDLEDADGPSLGGNGWGFQSCTEMVMPMCSNGVDDMFEPSPWDMNKYVADCKKTFAWVKPQPFLVPKRYGGLELARLSSNIIFSNGLRDPWTSGGVVESLTPSVVSIIIPEGAHHLDLRASNPADPNSVRNARILYKKHIRKWIREYRGTV is encoded by the exons ATGTGTCATTTGTCGAGCTTTTTAGTGGCTTTGAGCATATTGGCGAGCTACATCCAACAAGGCGCAAGCTATGAATAcgtgacaaaaaatttcacagtTCCG GTGGACCATTTTAGTTTCACGACGAACGCCACTTTCGAAATGCGTTACTTGGTCAACGACAGCTCGTGGGATGCCGACAGCGGCCCAATTTTCTTCTACACGGGAAATGAAGGCGACATTAAGTTGTTCGCCGAAAATACG GGTTTCATGTGGGAGCTGGCGGTTGAAATGCGGGCAAAGGTTGTTTTTGCTGAGCACCGCTACTACGGCGAGTCGTTGCCCTTTGGGAAGGACTCCTTCTCG AATGAGAAGAACTTGGGCTACCTGACGGCACACCAGGCCTTGGAGGACTACGTCGACCTGATCACGGCTCTTCGCGGCGACAATCGTATTCCGGTGATTGTGTTTGGCGGCTCCTACGGCGGCATGCTGTCTGCCTGGTTCCGCATGAAGTACCCACACATCGTTCAAGG TGCCATCGCTGCGTCGGCGCCGATTCTAGAGTTTGAAGGGATGAACAAGTGCAATGCCTTCTACCGGATCGTCACCTCCGACTTCCAGTCCGCCGCGGACGACTGCAGGTATAATATTCGCAATTCGTGGGACGCTTTCAATCAGATCGTCAAAAGCG CCGACGGTTTGGCCTGGTTGTCCAAGGCTTTCCAGCTGTGCAAGCCGCTAACCAAGGCGGCCGACGTGAAAGATGTGAAGGACTTCCTGTCCGAGGTGTACGTCAACCTGGCCATGACCGACTACCCTTACGCCACCAACTTCCTCATGCCGCTGCCTGCAAATCCTATTTTG GAAGTTTGTGAACATCTGAAAGCTCCAAACCTGAAAGAAAAGGAATTGCTAACACAGATCTTCAAAGCGGCCAGCGTCTACTTGAACTACACAGGCACTACAAAATGCCTCGACCTTGAAGACGCTGATGGTCCGTCCTTGGGCGGCAACGGCTGGGGCtttcag TCCTGCACGGAAATGGTGATGCCGATGTGCTCAAACGGCGTCGACGACATGTTCGAGCCGAGCCCCTGGGACATGAACAAATACGTGGCCGACTGCAAGAAAACGTTTGCGTGGGTAAAGCCACAGCCGTTCCTGGTGCCCAAGAGGTACGGCGGCCTCGAACTTGCCAGACTCTCGTCCAACATTATCTTCAG CAACGGCCTGAGGGACCCTTGGACTAGCGGGGGCGTGGTCGAGAGCCTGACGCCGTCGGTCGTGTCAATTATCATCCCCGAGGGCGCCCACCACCTCGACTTGCGCGCCTCCAACCCCGCGGACCCGAATTCTGTGCGAAATGCAAGAATTCTTTACAAAAAGCACATCCGCAAGTGGATCAGAGAGTACAGGGGTACTGTTTAA
- the LOC135946191 gene encoding histone H2A, giving the protein MSGRGKGGKVKGKAKTRSSRAGLQFPVGRIHRLLRKGNYAERVGAGAPVYLAAVMEYLAAEVLELAGNAARDNKKTRIIPRHLQLAIRNDEELNKLLSGVTIAQGGVLPNIQAVLLPKKTDKKA; this is encoded by the coding sequence ATGTCTGGCCGTGGAAAGGGAGGAAAGGTGAAGGGAAAGGCAAAGACCCGTTCCAGCCGTGCGGGACTTCAGTTCCCCGTTGGACGTATCCACCGTCTTCTCCGTAAGGGCAACTACGCTGAGCGCGTCGGTGCTGGTGCCCCCGTCTACCTGGCAGCTGTCATGGAGTACTTGGCTGCTGAGGTCCTCGAGTTGGCTGGCAATGCTGCCCGTGACAACAAGAAGACCCGTATCATCCCCCGTCACTTGCAGTTGGCCATCCGCAACGACGAGGAGTTGAACAAGCTGCTCTCTGGAGTCACCATCGCCCAGGGAGGTGTCCTGCCCAACATCCAGGCTGTCCTCCTGCCCAAGAAGACCGACAAGAAGGCTTAA
- the LOC135945709 gene encoding histone H2B — MPPKTSGKAAKKSGKAQKNISKSDKKGKRKRRKESYAIYIYKVLKQVHPDTGVSSKAMSIMNSFVNDIFERIAAEASRLAHYNKRSTITSREIQTAVRLLLPGELAKHAVSEGTKAVTKYTSSK; from the coding sequence ATGCCACCCAAAACCTCCGGAAAGGCCGCCAAGAAGTCTGGCAAAGCTCAGAAAAACATCAGCAAGTCTGACAAGAAGGGAAAGAGGAAGCGCAGGAAGGAATCGTATGCCATCTACATCTACAAGGTCTTGAAGCAGGTGCACCCTGACACCGGTGTGTCCAGCAAGGCCATGAGCATCATGAACTCCTTTGTCAACGACATCTTCGAGCGCATCGCCGCCGAAGCCAGCCGTCTTGCTCACTACAACAAGCGCTCCACCATCACCTCTCGGGAAATTCAGACCGCTGTGCGTCTCCTGCTGCCCGGTGAATTGGCCAAGCACGCCGTTTCTGAGGGAACCAAGGCTGTGACCAAGTACACCAGCTCTAAGTAA
- the LOC135946652 gene encoding histone H3 — protein sequence MARTKQTARKSTGGKAPRKQLATKAARKSAPATGGVKKPHRYRPGTVALREIRRYQKSTELLIRKLPFQRLVREIAQDFKTDLRFQSSAVMALQEASEAYLVGLFEDTNLCAIHAKRVTIMPKDIQLARRIRGERA from the coding sequence ATGGCTCGTACAAAGCAAACTGCCCGCAAGTCCACTGGTGGCAAAGCGCCCCGCAAACAGTTGGCCACCAAGGCTGCCCGCAAGAGCGCCCCGGCCACCGGTGGTGTGAAGAAACCCCATCGCTACAGACCCGGAACCGTGGCTCTGCGTGAGATCCGTCGTTACCAGAAGAGTACAGAATTGCTCATCCGCAAATTGCCCTTCCAGCGTCTGGTTCGTGAAATCGCCCAGGACTTCAAGACCGATCTGCGCTTCCAGTCCTCCGCAGTCATGGCCCTGCAGGAGGCCAGCGAGGCCTACTTGGTCGGCCTGTTTGAGGACACCAACTTGTGCGCCATCCACGCCAAGCGAGTCACCATCATGCCCAAGGACATCCAGCTGGCCCGCCGCATCCGCGGAGAGCGTGCTTAA
- the LOC135945514 gene encoding histone H4 yields the protein MTGRGKGGKGLGKGGAKRHRKVLRDNIQGITKPAIRRLARRGGVKRISGLIYEETRGVLKVFLENVIRDAVTYTEHAKRKTVTAMDVVYALKRQGRTLYGFGG from the coding sequence ATGACCGGCCGTGGAAAGGGAGGCAAGGGGCTCGGCAAGGGAGGCGCCAAGCGTCATCGCAAAGTGCTCCGCGATAACATCCAGGGCATCACCAAGCCGGCTATCCGCCGTCTGGCTCGCCGTGGCGGAGTCAAGCGTATTTCCGGCCTCATCTACGAGGAAACTCGCGGCGTGCTGAAGGTGTTCCTGGAGAACGTGATCCGTGACGCCGTCACCTACACCGAGCACGCCAAGAGGAAGACCGTGACCGCCATGGACGTCGTCTACGCCCTCAAGCGTCAGGGCCGCACCCTGTATGGCTTCGGCGGCTAA